The following are encoded together in the Bacillota bacterium genome:
- a CDS encoding DUF86 domain-containing protein — protein MSKERLKEKFEEYRKAVLKLKEALEEDASNPLLYDWVMQRFEFTYELAWKLMKLYLESEGIVTINSPRLAFKEAFATGIIIEGETWIDMINARNLTTHIYNEQMAKEIYDKVKDKYYPVFVAFANKMEGKIQ, from the coding sequence ATGAGTAAAGAAAGGCTTAAAGAAAAATTTGAAGAATACCGTAAAGCTGTTTTAAAACTTAAGGAGGCGTTAGAAGAAGACGCATCCAATCCCTTGCTTTATGACTGGGTGATGCAGCGCTTTGAGTTTACCTATGAGTTGGCATGGAAATTAATGAAACTTTACCTTGAATCTGAAGGTATCGTAACAATAAACTCACCACGGTTAGCTTTTAAAGAAGCCTTTGCAACAGGGATTATCATAGAAGGTGAAACCTGGATCGACATGATTAATGCCCGTAATCTAACCACCCACATATATAACGAGCAAATGGCCAAAGAGATTTATGACAAAGTGAAAGATAAATACTATCCCGTATTCGTTGCCTTTGCTAACAAGATGGAGGGAAAAATCCAATGA
- a CDS encoding nucleotidyltransferase domain-containing protein gives MTFGLPEQIIQAIKKELQKRENVTRAVVFGSRARGNYRYNSDIDLAVYCEGELPPGLWLDLDEAAGIYKIDIIDMNGPLDEKLRQRIEEQGVEVYRRS, from the coding sequence ATGACTTTTGGGTTGCCGGAACAAATCATACAAGCGATAAAAAAAGAACTGCAAAAAAGAGAAAATGTGACCAGAGCCGTTGTTTTCGGCTCCCGGGCCCGTGGGAATTACAGATACAATTCCGACATTGATCTGGCCGTTTACTGCGAGGGGGAACTGCCGCCCGGGTTGTGGCTGGATCTGGACGAAGCGGCGGGTATCTACAAAATTGACATCATAGACATGAACGGTCCCTTGGACGAAAAACTGCGCCAGAGAATCGAAGAACAAGGCGTGGAAGTTTACCGCCGGAGCTGA